From the Prochlorococcus sp. MIT 1223 genome, the window TCCAAACAAAGGTCAATTTGAGCTAGAGGTTTTAAGTAATCAATGCTGTGAGTTTGCAATGGTCAACCCTAATAATCAAGGACTTAGTGCACGTTTTAGTTGGATGGCAACCGCAGAGCGAAAATCAGGTAATGGTCCGCTTCAATCTATAAAGAAATTAGATCTACATGATGGAGAAGAGCATTACTGGAGCGCAGCACCAAGAGGTTTTGTTAATGAACCTTTAATGGTTCCAAACCCACATTCCACAATTGAAGATGATGGATGGATAGTAGTTTTGACTTGGAATGGAGAGAGAGTTGGGACTGATTTAGTAATTCTGAAAGCAAAGGATCTTTCTGAACAAGCAGTCATTGAATTACCTATTGCGATTCCATATGGCTTACATGGAAGTTGGGTTGCAAATTGAATAAAATTCGCTAAAGGAATATTTTTCAACCAATTTCAAAAAGTTTGTTCAGCCCTGGCTTTAATAATTTGAATGCAATTCCTCTATGACCATATGTCTTTTTTTTCTCAGATTCCATTTCCGCAAAAGTTAATCCTGTTTCTAAAACTTCGAATATTGGATCATAACCAAAACCATTACTTCCTCTTGGTAAATAGGTAATTAATCCCTCACATTTACCTTCAACCTCCAGAATTACTTTTCCCTTTTTCGCAATACAAATCGCTGCGTTAAATCTTGCTTTCCGGTTCTCAAAGTTTTTCAATTCGTTTAATAATTTACTAATTCTTTCTGAATCTGTGCTTGCATAACGAGATGAATAGATTCCAGGTGCACCATTCAAAGAGTCTACACATAAACCTGAATCATCTGCTAATGAATATTCTCCCGTAATTCCAGAAACTTCTAAAGCTTTTATTCTGGCATTTTCAGCAAAAGTATTTCCATTTTCATTAATTTGAATAAAATCAGGTTGAGACAATATATTGATATTAAATTCAGATAATAATTCTCTAAATTCTTTTATTTTTCCTTGATTTCTAGTTGCTATTATTAAAGAAGTTTTCATTTTATTAATAAGGTTATTTATAAACTCTTAACTAGCTTGGTTGCCCAATTAAGAGTGCTCTGAAGATCTTCATTACTTGGAGCCTGAGAATATACTCTTAGCAA encodes:
- the rdgB gene encoding RdgB/HAM1 family non-canonical purine NTP pyrophosphatase, which gives rise to MKTSLIIATRNQGKIKEFRELLSEFNINILSQPDFIQINENGNTFAENARIKALEVSGITGEYSLADDSGLCVDSLNGAPGIYSSRYASTDSERISKLLNELKNFENRKARFNAAICIAKKGKVILEVEGKCEGLITYLPRGSNGFGYDPIFEVLETGLTFAEMESEKKKTYGHRGIAFKLLKPGLNKLFEIG